Proteins found in one Mytilus edulis chromosome 2, xbMytEdul2.2, whole genome shotgun sequence genomic segment:
- the LOC139513711 gene encoding uncharacterized protein, whose translation MPLLSLLFPCYSLVVVFTEGCMRSSTENSTVSKMKYNINNQTIPENHRLGCTYNETQTLACLNGGSCFAVEVGDRIVQCACYTKYVGIRCEMIDPEMIFGPSEKEKDVRTGLISGATAYLILILIAVLVVLYCKKIKKRRKETSTLNTANFKSDGDIVKDYTGKVKSEVTFNLIEKMADKQEPVNDTERVTVLK comes from the exons ATGCCATTACTGAGCCTATTGTTTCCATGCTACAGTCTGGTGGTTGTTTTCACAG agGGTTGTATGAGAAGTTCTACTGAAAATTCAACTGTCAGCAAAATGAAGTACAATATAAATAACCAAACGATTCCAGAAAACCATAGACTAGGTTGTACATATAACGAAACACAAACTTTGGCCTGTTTAAATGGTGGATCATGCTTTGCTGTAGAAGTAGGAGACAGAATAGTGCAATGTGC ATGTTATACTAAATATGTTGGTATACGGTGTGAGATGATAGATCCGGAAATGATATTTGGTCCATCTGAAA aagaaaaaGACGTCAGAACTGGACTCATATCAGGTGCTACAGCATACCTCATCTTAATTCTTATTGCTGTGCTGGTAGTTTTATACTGTAAAAAGATCAAAAAGAGGAG GAAGGAGACTTCCACTCTTAATACAGCGAATTTTAAATCAGATGGAGACATAGTCAAAGATTATACTGGAAAAGTTAAATCAGAAGTAACTTTTAACCTGATAGAAAAAATGGCTGACAAACAAGAACCTGTGAATGACACTGAAAGAGTAactgttttgaaataa